Proteins encoded by one window of Emticicia oligotrophica DSM 17448:
- a CDS encoding DUF4159 domain-containing protein: protein MKPFIFTRIQYNSGDWDTDQRMPTNILNSLVEYTTIPIDEKEKVVLLSSNELFKSPFCYLSGHKLVEFSSQERDHFYRYVQNGGFVFVDDCNHDIDGLFAKSFEQEMARTFGAKALQKIPNNHAIYNCFFQFEGPPTTTFELNGWGDDLVHDYLKAIVINGRIGVLYSNKDYGCEWDYDFRNKRWLAEDNTKFGVNIINYALTM, encoded by the coding sequence ATGAAACCATTTATTTTCACGCGAATACAATATAATTCTGGAGATTGGGACACCGACCAAAGAATGCCAACAAATATTCTTAATTCATTAGTTGAATATACGACTATTCCAATAGATGAAAAGGAAAAAGTGGTGCTATTGAGTAGTAATGAGCTATTTAAGAGTCCGTTTTGTTATTTGAGTGGCCATAAATTAGTTGAGTTCTCGAGTCAAGAACGAGACCATTTTTATCGCTATGTACAGAATGGTGGATTTGTATTTGTAGATGATTGTAACCATGATATTGATGGGCTTTTTGCAAAATCTTTTGAACAAGAAATGGCAAGAACCTTTGGAGCAAAGGCACTTCAAAAAATCCCGAATAATCATGCTATTTACAACTGTTTTTTTCAATTTGAAGGCCCTCCTACCACCACTTTTGAGCTAAATGGCTGGGGAGATGACCTCGTTCATGATTACCTAAAAGCCATTGTTATTAATGGAAGAATTGGCGTTTTATATAGTAATAAAGACTATGGCTGTGAGTGGGACTATGATTTTAGGAATAAACGCTGGCTTGCAGAAGATAATACAAAATTTGGCGTGAATATCATTAATTATGCATTAACTATGTAG
- a CDS encoding TldD/PmbA family protein, with translation MSVILTEAEAKNLLKKVLSYSKADDCEVNLSGNINGNIRYARNEVSTSGGLTNQNLQVQSAFGKKVGIATIDEFDDASLEKVVRRSEELARLAPENPEYMGVLEPQQYMKSEGYFDSTANINPDVRAEAVMKSLKLTREQKLVAAGFLEDSKGYSAMMNSKGLFAYYKSTNVNYSLTVRTEDGTGSGYVIKGFSDVNKLDTAEATKIAIQKAVGSKGAKALEPGKYTVILEPTAAAVLLENIYFDMDARSADEGRSFFSKAGGKNKIGEKIVDERVTIFSDPAYADLPASPWGGDGQAQEKRMWIEKGVVKNLSYSRFWAKEKGVKPIPFPTNFIMMGGNATLDEMIKSTERGILVTKLWYIRSVDPQTLLQTGLTRDGTFYIENGKIKYPIKNFRFNESPIIMLNNLEMLGKTERVVSTESNQNYMVPPMKIREFTFSSLSDAV, from the coding sequence ACGGAAACATCCGTTATGCTAGAAATGAGGTTTCTACCAGTGGAGGTCTTACAAATCAAAATTTGCAAGTACAATCTGCCTTTGGTAAAAAGGTAGGGATTGCCACAATTGATGAATTTGATGATGCTTCACTTGAAAAAGTAGTAAGACGCTCTGAAGAATTGGCTCGACTTGCTCCCGAAAACCCTGAATATATGGGTGTATTAGAACCACAGCAATATATGAAATCAGAAGGATATTTTGACTCAACTGCAAATATCAATCCCGATGTTCGTGCGGAGGCTGTGATGAAAAGTTTAAAACTCACGCGTGAGCAAAAATTAGTAGCCGCAGGTTTTTTAGAAGATTCAAAAGGCTATTCAGCCATGATGAATTCAAAAGGACTTTTCGCCTACTACAAAAGTACGAATGTAAACTACTCACTTACTGTGCGTACTGAAGACGGCACTGGTTCAGGTTATGTAATTAAGGGTTTTAGTGATGTAAATAAACTTGATACGGCGGAAGCAACCAAAATTGCGATTCAAAAAGCAGTTGGGTCAAAAGGAGCTAAAGCTCTCGAACCGGGAAAATATACTGTAATTCTTGAACCGACAGCCGCAGCCGTTTTACTCGAAAACATCTATTTTGATATGGATGCTCGTAGTGCCGACGAAGGACGCTCATTTTTTAGTAAAGCAGGTGGAAAGAATAAAATTGGTGAAAAAATAGTAGATGAGCGAGTAACTATTTTCTCTGACCCCGCTTATGCCGATTTACCAGCTTCTCCTTGGGGTGGAGATGGACAAGCACAAGAAAAAAGAATGTGGATTGAAAAAGGAGTTGTTAAAAACCTGTCTTATTCACGCTTTTGGGCGAAAGAAAAAGGAGTAAAACCTATTCCTTTTCCCACAAATTTCATCATGATGGGTGGAAATGCTACACTTGATGAAATGATAAAAAGTACAGAAAGAGGTATTTTAGTTACTAAGCTTTGGTACATTCGTTCGGTTGACCCTCAAACGCTACTCCAAACAGGACTTACCCGTGACGGAACTTTCTATATTGAAAATGGAAAGATTAAATATCCAATTAAAAATTTCCGATTCAATGAAAGTCCAATCATCATGCTCAATAACCTTGAAATGTTAGGAAAAACAGAGCGTGTGGTAAGTACAGAATCGAATCAAAACTACATGGTTCCACCAATGAAAATTAGAGAATTTACTTTCTCTAGTTTATCTGATGCAGTGTAG